One genomic window of Mus musculus strain C57BL/6J chromosome 4, GRCm38.p6 C57BL/6J includes the following:
- the Rlf gene encoding zinc finger protein Rlf isoform X1 codes for MRIKHLLKSNCIPQATALSKLCAESKELAQVSCFQQAYITCLCSMLPSEEAIQEIAKVDCKDVLDIICNLESEGQDNTAFVLCTTYLTQQLQTASVYCSWELTLFWSKLQRRIDPSLETFLERCRQFGVIAKTQQHLFCLIRVIQTEAQDAGIGVSILLCVRALQLRSSEDEEMKASVCKTISCLLPEDLEVRRACQLTEFLIEPSLDGFNMLEELYLQPDQKFDEENAPVPNSLRCELLLALKAHWPFDPEFWDWKTLKRHCHQLLGQEASDSDDDLSGYEMSINDTDVLESFLSDYDDGKEDKQYRRSLTDQNKEKRDKKPIGSSERYQRWLQYKFFCLLCKRECIEARILHHSKMHMEDGIYTCPVCIKKFKRKELFVPHVMEHVKMPPSRSHRSRKKLLLKSAQRGIYPKSPTGSLEQNPEQARGESHEYVTFSKLEDRRLQDRDLYPCPGTDCSRVFKQFKYLSVHLKAEHQNNDENAKHYLDMKNRREKCTYCRRHFMSAFHLREHEQVHCGPQPYMCVSIDCYARFGSVNELLNHKQKHDDLRYKCELNGCNIVFSDLGQLYHHEAQHFRDASYTCNVLGCKKFYYSKIEYQNHLSMHNVESPDGELKKSVKLEEPGAGGKQDCVDQSHLLDETEKSHSLEDHHLCPGSASAHIDTTETLKDNSDSNSSDQLSHSSSTSITEELIDTLDHSETMQDLLLSHEKVFVPSSLKDKCSNVAVCFDGTKFTCGFDGCGSTYKNARGMQKHLRKVHPYHCKPRKIKTKDLFNCLDDKHNEADKFDAEPKPSSDTNSDSPDEGPDHSIHTKCKREHQGYSPEPSICASKRPCTEDTMLELLLRLKHLSLKNSIAHGSFSGSLQGCPSSGAKSLQSVPSSISDVNLQNQDENMPSQYLAQLAAKPFFCELQGCKYEFVTREALLMHYLKKHNYSKEKVLQLTMFQHRYSPFRCHICQRSFTRKTHLRIHYKNKHQIGSDRATHRLLDSEKCDHEGPCSVDRLKGDCSTELGPNSNSETTQCHSKKDECSSETDLESSCEETESKISGISSPIGSHREEGEEKEGRGSRRTVAKGNLCYILNKYHKPFHCIHKTCNSSFTNLKGLIRHYRTVHQYNKEQLCLEKDKARTKRELVKCKKLFACKYKDCNKRFLCSKALAKHCSDSHNLDHIEESKVLSETESAARFSCNQPQCPAVFYSFSKLKHHLLEQHNIEGEIHSDYEIHCTLNGCGQIFSHRSNYFQHVYYRHKDYYDNLFSSQKVANERLLRSEKVCQTTQAQGLTQTQGQTQGQTQGQEQQAAKRPFNTKAKKCGLLKDKKAPITFKTRAEAIHMCVEHSEHTQYPCMVQGCLSVVKLESSIVRHYKRTHQMNSAYLEQQLENLVVCVKYGTKIKDEPPSEVEPCVKKEESTSCESVHTENGAPGDSSVPLPNTDSTCPAEQDVGQKGCSERNPVFDTHSLLYRGTLKCNHSSETTSLEQCNIAQSSPCKIESPIPNPSGTESGTYFTDFQLPLPRIKEEPGQHSSGQENTVKNATQVPKENIRKHSQPRSFDLKTYKPMGFESSFLKFIQESEEKDDDFDDWEPSEHLTLNNSSHPSNDLTGNVVADTIVNESAPQVDIPHSSSDPPVSENLTAVPPLVVAEATAVPSLENLRVVLDKALTDCGELALKQLHYLRPVVVLERSKFSTPILDLFPTKKTDELCVGSS; via the coding sequence GCACAAGATGCTGGCATTGGGGTATCAATTTTATTATGTGTCAGAGCTCTTCAACTCAGATCAAGTGAAGATGAGGAAATGAAAGCTTCGGTCTGTAAAACAATTTCCTGTCTTTTACCAGAAGATTTGGAAGTCAGACGAGCCTGTCAGCTTACAGAATTCTTAATTGAACCCAGTTTGGATGGATTCAATATGCTGGAAGAACTGTATTTGCAGCCAGATCAAAAATTTGATGAAGAAAACGCACCAGTTCCAAATTCCCTGCGGTGTGAGCTTTTACTAGCTTTAAAAGCCCATTGGCCCTTTGATCCTGAATTTTGGGACTGGAAAACTTTGAAGCGACACTGCCACCAACTCCTGGGACAAGAAGCCTCAGATTCCGATGATGACCTAAGTGGCTATGAAATGTCTATTAATGATACAGATGTCTTAGAGTCATTTCTCAGTGACTATGATGATGGAAAAGAAGATAAGCAATATAGAAGAAGTCTAACAGATCAGAATAAGGAGAAAAGAGACAAAAAGCCCATTGGTTCCTCTGAGAGATACCAGAGGTGGCTTCAGTAtaagtttttctgtttgttgtgtAAGCGGGAATGCATAGAGGCCAGGATTCTCCATCATTCCAAGATGCACATGGAAGATGGAATATATACCTGTCCAGTTTGTATTAAAAAATTCAAGAGAAAAGAGCTATTTGTTCCTCACGTAATGGAACATGTTAAAATGCCACCAAGCAGAAGCCACCGTTCTAGAAAGAAATTACTATTGAAAAGCGCTCAAAGGGGTATTTATCCCAAGAGTCCTACTGGAAGTCTGGAACAAAATccagagcaagccaggggagagTCTCATGAATATGTCACATTTAGCAAGTTAGAAGACCGCCGCCTGCAAGACAGAGACTTGTACCCGTGTCCGGGTACAGATTGTTCCCGTGTGTTCAAACAGTTTAAATATTTAAGCGTGCATCTTAAAGCTGAACACCAAAATAATGACGAAAACGCCAAGCACTACTTGGATATGAAAAATAGGAGAGAGAAGTGTACTTATTGCCGGCGGCATTTCATGTCAGCTTTTCACCTCCGAGAACATGAGCAGGTGCATTGTGGTCCTCAGCCTTACATGTGTGTCTCTATAGATTGCTATGCAAGGTTTGGGTCAGTGAATGAACTCCTTAACCACAAGCAGAAGCATGATGACCTCCGTTACAAATGTGAGTTGAATGGCTGCAATATTGTGTTCAGTGACTTGGGCCAGCTTTACCACCATGAAGCACAACACTTCAGGGATGCATCCTACACATGCAATGTCCTTGGCTGTAAAAAGTTCTATTATTCTAAAATTGAATACCAGAACCACCTCTCCATGCATAATGTTGAAAGTCCAGATGGAGAATTAAAGAAATCAGTGAAACTTGAGGAACCTGGAGCAGGTGGGAAGCAAGATTGTGTGGACCAGTCCCATCTACTTGATGAAACTGAGAAGTCCCATTCTCTTGAAGATCACCATCTCTGTCCAGGGTCAGCTAGTGCTCATATAGACACCACAGAGACCCTGAAGGACAACAGCGACAGCAATTCTAGTGATCAGTTAAGTCACAGCTCTTCCACGTCAATAACTGAGGAGTTAATTGACACCCTAGACCACTCTGAAACCATGCAGGACCTGTTACTGTCTCATGAGAAAGTCTTTGTTCCCTCCAGTTTAAAAGACAAGTGCTCCAATGTGGCTGTTTGTTTTGATGGAACTAAATTCACCTGTGGTTTTGACGGCTGTGGCTCCACCTACAAAAACGCAAGAGGGATGCAGAAACATCTGCGGAAGGTGCATCCGTACCACTGCAAgccaagaaaaataaagacaaaagacCTCTTTAACTGCCTGGATGACAAACATAATGAAGCTGACAAGTTTGATGCAGAACCTAAACCTAGCTCTGATACAAATAGTGACTCCCCAGATGAAGGTCCAGATCACAGTATCCACACAAAATGCAAACGAGAACATCAAGGTTATTCCCCTGAACCTTCCATTTGTGCTTCTAAAAGGCCATGTACAGAGGATACAATGTTGGAACTTCTGTTACGTTTGAAACATTTAAGCTTGAAGAACTCAATAGCACATGGCTCTTTCTCAGGGTCATTGCAAGGGTGCCCATCTAGTGGTGCTAAGTCTCTTCAGTCAGTCCCATCTTCCATTTCAGACGTTAATCTTCAGAATCAGGATGAAAATATGCCAAGTCAGTACCTTGCACAGTTGGCGGCAAAGCCTTTCTTCTGTGAGCTTCAAGGATGCAAATATGAGTTTGTGACCAGAGAAGCTTTGTTAATGCATTATCTTAAAAAGCATAACTATTCAAAAGAGAAGGTCCTTCAGTTAACCATGTTTCAGCACCGATATTCCCCATTCCGGTGTCACATCTGCCAAAGGTCATTTACAAGAAAAACACATCTTAGGAttcattataaaaacaaacatcaaaTTGGCAGTGACAGGGCAACTCACAGACTGTTAGACAGTGAAAAATGTGATCATGAAGGGCCATGCTCAGTAGACAGACTGAAAGGTGACTGCTCTACAGAACTTGGTCCCAACAGTAATTCAGAGACCACGCAATGTCATTCTAAAAAAGATGAATGCAGCTCAGAAACAGACTTGGAGTCCTCTTgtgaggaaacagaaagtaagatCTCTGGTATCTCATCACCAATAGGTAGCcatagagaagagggagaggagaaagaggggagaggaagtAGGCGGACTGTTGCTAAAGGAAATCTGTGCTATATTTTGAATAAGTACCACAAACCATTCCATTGTATCCACAAAACTTGCAATTCTTCATTTACCAATCTAAAAGGCCTGATTCGCCATTACAGAACTGTGCATCAGTACAACAAAGAGCAGTTATGCTTAGAGAAGGACAAAGCAAGAACCAAAAGGGAGCTTGTAAAATGTAAAAAGCTATTTGCTTGCAAATATAAAGACTGTAACAAGCGCTTCCTGTGCTCCAAGGCCCTGGCTAAGCACTGTAGTGACTCTCATAACCTAGACCACATTGAAGAGTCTAAAGTGCTTTCTGAGACGGAGTCTGCAGCGAGGTTTTCTTGTAACCAGCCTCAGTGCCCTGCTGTTTTTTATTCATTCAGTAAGTTGAAACACCACCTGTTGGAACAGCATAATATTGAAGGAGAAATCCATTCGGATTATGAGATCCATTGTACTCTTAATGGCTGTGGCCAGATTTTCAGCCATCGAAGTAATTACTTCCAGCATGTCTACTACCGACATAAGGACTATTATGACAACCTGTTCAGCAGCCAGAAAGTAGCAAATGAGCGGCTTCTAAGGAGTGAAAAGGTGTGTCAGACAACTCAGGCACAAGGACTGACGCAGACGCAGGGGCAGACACAGGGACAGACGCAGGGACAGGAACAGCAGGCTGCCAAAAGGCCATTTAATACTAAAGCTAAAAAATGTGGCTTACTCAAAGATAAAAAAGCTCCAATTACCTTTAAAACAAGAGCAGAAGCGATCCATATGTGTGTTGAGCATTCTGAGCACACACAGTACCCGTGCATGGTTCAGGGATGCTTGTCTGTGGTGAAGCTGGAAAGCAGCATTGTGAGACATTACAAACGTACCCACCAGATGAATAGTGCCTATTTAGAGCAGCAGTTGGAGAACCTTGTGGTTTGTGTTAAGTATGGTACCAAAATTAAAGACGAGCCCCCTTCAGAAGTAGAGCCCTgtgtaaagaaagaggaaagtaCTAGCTGTGAATCGGTGCACACAGAGAATGGAGCCCCAGGAGACAGCAGTGTGCCCCTCCCAAACACTGATTCTACTTGCCCAGCTGAACAAGATGTCGGTCAGAAAGGGTGTTCAGAAAGAAACCCAGTTTTTGACACACACAGTCTGCTCTACAGGGGAACTTTGAAATGCAACCATTCTTCAGAAACCACTTCTTTGGAACAGTGTAATATAGCTCAGTCTTCTCCCTGTAAAATAGAAAGCCCCATACCTAATCCCAGTGGGACAGAAAGTGGTACTTATTTCACGGACTTCCAGCTGCCATTACCAAGGATCAAAGAAGAACCTGGGCAGCATAGTTCAGGGCAAGAAAACACTGTAAAGAATGCAACCCAGGTCCCAAAAGAGAATATTAGAAAGCATTCTCAGCCCAGGTCATTTGATCTGAAGACTTACAAACCTATGGGATTTGAGTCTTCCTTTCTGAAATTTATTCAGGAAAGTGAAGAGAAGGATGATGATTTTGATGACTGGGAGCCTTCAGAGCACTTAACATTGAATAACTCCTCTCACCCCAGTAATGACTTGACAGGGAATGTTGTGGCAGATACCATAGTGAATGAGAGTGCCCCTCAAGTTGACATACCTCATTCTTCCAGTGACCCTCCAGTTTCAGAGAACCTGACTGCAGTCCCACCATTAGTAGTAGCTGAAGCAACAGCAGTTCCTTCCTTGGAAAACCTGAGGGTTGTGCTGGACAAAGCATTAACAGACTGTGGAGAACTTGCCTTAAAACAGCTTCATTACCTTCGGCCTGTGGTTGTCCTTGAAAGATCTAAGTTCTCTACACCAATTTTAGACTTGTTTCCAACTAAGAAGACAGATGAGCTTTGTGTAGGAAGTTCCTGA